GAGCGCGAGCTGCGGCGGCACATTTGCCGCCAATCGTTCGCGCACCAGCGCAATTGCCTCAATGCTAGCGATCGTGTGCGACGCGGGCGCACGATTTGCGACGGCTTCGAGTTCGCCACGCCGAGATTCATTCACGAGCGGCACGCCAACTTGCAACTTCAGCATGAGGAGATCGCGCAGCAGCGACTGTATGTCGGTAAGGATGCGGTCGACGCCGTCGATCGTCGCGCGCTTCGCCCGCTGCTTCTGGTCGCGCTCGAGATCGCGAAAAATGCTCTGCAGCTTGCGCGGCACCGCCTGCCCCGGATCGAGCCCAAGGCTGCGGTAGGTTTCCTGCTTCTCACGCTCGGCCCGATCGGCAAAGTGCGCTTCGCCGTCGGACTTCGCGAGGTCGGCCCACTGCTGCGCCTTGCGCACCGCGTCGCCGGTCGAGGCGAGGCTGAGCACGCCGTCGAGCGACGAGTCGCGTCGCTGCCAGGCCTCAGGCGAGGTGACGAGTCGCGAGGCCATGCCGACGTGCGACTGCGCCTCCCGGGCCGCGCGCATGGCGATCTCGTGGTCGATGCCGTGGCGGCGCTCGAGCAGCTCGGCGACGTCGTCGATCGGCGGCGTCGAGAGCGCGACGACCCGCACGCGCGAGCGGATGGTCGGCAACAGATCGGCCTCGCTCGGCGCGCAGAGCACCCAAACGGTCGAGTCGACGGGCTCCTCGATCGCCTTGAGCAGCGTGTTCGAGGTGCGCTCGATCATGCGGTCGGCGTCCTCCACCACGATGACGCGGTAGTCGGAGTTGACCGGCGAGTTCGAGGCGCGCGTGACGAGCTCGCGCGCCGTACCAATGTCGATTGACACCTTCTCGGTCGCGACTGCCGTGAGATCGGCGTGGCTGCGCGCGGCGACCTGCTGGCAACTCGGGCAGACACCGCAGCCGTTATCGGGGCAGAGCAGCGCGGCCGCGAAGGCGTAGGCGATGGTCGAGCGCCCCGAGCCCGCGGGCCCGGTGACGAGCCACGAGTTCGTGAACGCCTGCGGGTCCTCGGCGCCGCGGCGGGCGCCGAGCACGGCGCGCTGGAAAGTCCCGACCGCGCGCGGCTGGCCGACGACCTCATCCCAGACACTCACGCTTGCTGCAGCTCCTCGAGCTTCGCCGCGACGAGCGCGCGGATTTCCTCGCTCACGAGCCGTTCGGGGCGGTCGGCGTCGACGACGCGGATGCGCTCGGGCTCCTCCTGCGCGAGTTGGAGGAACTGCTCGCGCACGCTGAGGTGGAAATCGAGGCCGAGCGATTCGAGGCGATCGAGGCGGCCGCGACCGGTGCGCATCCGCTGCATCGCGATCTCGGGCTTGAGGTCGAGGAGCACCGTGAGGTCGGGCATGAGCCCGTCGGCGGCCCAGACCGAGAGGTCGCGAATCTGCTGCGAGCCGAGGCCGCGTCCGCGGCCCTGGTAGACGATCGACGAGTCGAGGTAGCGGTCCTGCACCACGATCGCGCCGCGCTCGAGCGCCGGGCGCACGAGCGACTGGATGTGGTGGGCCCGGTCGGCCGCGAAGATGAGTGCCTCGGCGCGGTCCGAGAGGTCGTCGGGGCCGTGAAGCACGATGTTGCGCAGCTGCTGCCCGAGCTCGGTGCCGCCGGGCTCACGCGTCTGCACGACCTCGTGCCCGAGGCCGCGCAACCATTCGACGACGCGAGTGGCGTGCGACGACTTGCCCGCACCATCCCCGCCCTCGAAGGTGATGAACATGCCCCGCGACGCCACTATTCGGCCGACTCGGTGGTGGTCTTCGTCGCGCGCGTCGTCGCCGGCTTCTTGGCCGCGGTGGTCTTGGCGGCGGTCGTCTTCTTCGCCGCGGGCTTCTTCGCGGTGGTGGTCTTGCGCGCGGTGGTCGTCTTCTTCGCCGCCGGCTTCTTGGCCACCG
The Gulosibacter sediminis genome window above contains:
- the tmk gene encoding dTMP kinase, which translates into the protein MFITFEGGDGAGKSSHATRVVEWLRGLGHEVVQTREPGGTELGQQLRNIVLHGPDDLSDRAEALIFAADRAHHIQSLVRPALERGAIVVQDRYLDSSIVYQGRGRGLGSQQIRDLSVWAADGLMPDLTVLLDLKPEIAMQRMRTGRGRLDRLESLGLDFHLSVREQFLQLAQEEPERIRVVDADRPERLVSEEIRALVAAKLEELQQA
- a CDS encoding DNA polymerase III subunit delta'; its protein translation is MSVWDEVVGQPRAVGTFQRAVLGARRGAEDPQAFTNSWLVTGPAGSGRSTIAYAFAAALLCPDNGCGVCPSCQQVAARSHADLTAVATEKVSIDIGTARELVTRASNSPVNSDYRVIVVEDADRMIERTSNTLLKAIEEPVDSTVWVLCAPSEADLLPTIRSRVRVVALSTPPIDDVAELLERRHGIDHEIAMRAAREAQSHVGMASRLVTSPEAWQRRDSSLDGVLSLASTGDAVRKAQQWADLAKSDGEAHFADRAEREKQETYRSLGLDPGQAVPRKLQSIFRDLERDQKQRAKRATIDGVDRILTDIQSLLRDLLMLKLQVGVPLVNESRRGELEAVANRAPASHTIASIEAIALVRERLAANVPPQLALEELLIGYAIGSS